One genomic window of Anaerofustis stercorihominis DSM 17244 includes the following:
- a CDS encoding SHOCT-like domain-containing protein: MDEKLRILKMIEEGTITAEQGAELMSAMNVNVPSSQNEVMKNSYDKKMFRIIVDSSSGDKVNIQFPVGAIKKILKVTGKLPIPEQELEGFDLSSMMDAVSECLDDEIEGDFVNVDAADGTTVRIFVDK, encoded by the coding sequence ATGGATGAAAAATTAAGGATTTTAAAGATGATAGAAGAAGGAACTATTACAGCCGAACAGGGAGCGGAATTGATGTCAGCAATGAATGTGAATGTACCTTCCTCTCAAAACGAAGTAATGAAGAACAGCTATGATAAAAAGATGTTTAGGATTATAGTAGACAGCAGCAGCGGTGATAAAGTGAATATACAATTCCCTGTTGGAGCCATTAAAAAGATTTTAAAAGTAACAGGTAAGCTTCCAATACCGGAACAGGAACTTGAAGGTTTTGACCTTTCGAGTATGATGGATGCAGTTTCGGAGTGCCTTGATGACGAAATCGAAGGCGACTTTGTAAATGTGGATGCAGCCGATGGGACCACGGTTAGAATATTCGTTGATAAATAG
- the proS gene encoding proline--tRNA ligase has product MGKKKKVQAITPMGEDFARWYTDVITKTEMVDYAPVKGFMVIRPYGYALWENIQAAFDKRFKETGHQNMYFPLLIPESFLNKEKEHVEGFAPEVAWVTHGGENELAERLCIRPTSETIICSMYAKWLKSYRQLPFLYNQWANVVRWEKTTRPFLRTSEFLWQEGHTVHATFEEAQEETLQMIDIYREICEDYLAMPVVVGQKSEKEKFAGAHATYTIEALMHDGQALQSGTSHNLADHFAKAFGIKFLNKEEKEQYAYSTSWGVSTRLIGGIIMVHGDDYGLVFPPKIAPTQVVIIPIAQHKEGVLDKANELKNKLSDLRVLLDDNEAYSPGWKFNQWEMKGVPVRIEIGPKDIENGQCVIARRDTSEKISVSLDEVENKVKELLDEIQSNMYNKALKHREEHTKAAKDMDEFKKVQSEALGFVKAMWCGCAECEEKIKEETGATLRCVPFKQEDIGSDTCVYCGKKADKLAYFARAY; this is encoded by the coding sequence ATGGGTAAGAAAAAGAAAGTTCAAGCTATAACTCCGATGGGTGAAGACTTTGCTCGTTGGTACACAGATGTAATAACTAAAACAGAAATGGTAGATTATGCCCCCGTTAAGGGGTTTATGGTTATTCGTCCGTATGGTTATGCACTTTGGGAAAATATTCAAGCGGCATTCGATAAAAGATTTAAAGAGACCGGACATCAAAATATGTATTTCCCGCTACTTATCCCGGAAAGCTTTTTAAATAAAGAAAAAGAACATGTTGAAGGTTTTGCTCCCGAAGTTGCATGGGTAACACATGGGGGAGAGAACGAACTTGCGGAAAGACTTTGCATAAGACCTACAAGCGAAACCATTATATGCAGTATGTATGCAAAATGGCTTAAATCCTACAGACAGCTTCCGTTTTTATACAATCAATGGGCAAACGTTGTAAGATGGGAAAAAACGACCAGACCTTTCCTCAGAACAAGCGAATTTTTATGGCAGGAAGGTCATACCGTTCATGCAACATTTGAAGAAGCACAGGAAGAGACTCTTCAGATGATAGATATTTACAGAGAAATATGTGAAGATTATCTTGCAATGCCTGTAGTTGTAGGACAAAAGTCGGAAAAGGAAAAATTTGCCGGAGCTCACGCTACTTATACCATAGAAGCATTGATGCACGACGGACAAGCTCTTCAAAGCGGTACCAGCCATAATTTAGCTGACCATTTTGCAAAGGCATTCGGAATTAAATTCTTAAATAAAGAAGAAAAAGAGCAATATGCTTATTCTACATCTTGGGGTGTTTCAACAAGACTCATCGGCGGTATCATAATGGTTCACGGAGATGATTACGGTCTTGTATTCCCGCCTAAGATTGCACCTACTCAAGTGGTTATTATCCCTATCGCACAGCATAAAGAAGGGGTACTTGATAAAGCAAATGAACTTAAGAATAAATTAAGTGATTTAAGGGTATTATTAGATGATAATGAAGCTTATTCACCGGGATGGAAATTCAATCAGTGGGAAATGAAGGGTGTTCCCGTTAGGATCGAAATCGGACCTAAAGATATTGAAAACGGTCAGTGTGTAATAGCCAGAAGAGATACTTCTGAAAAAATAAGTGTAAGCTTGGATGAAGTAGAAAATAAAGTTAAAGAATTATTGGATGAAATACAATCTAATATGTATAATAAAGCACTCAAACACAGAGAAGAACATACAAAAGCAGCCAAAGATATGGATGAATTCAAGAAAGTTCAAAGCGAAGCTCTTGGATTTGTAAAGGCTATGTGGTGCGGATGCGCAGAGTGTGAAGAAAAAATCAAGGAAGAAACAGGTGCAACACTTAGATGTGTACCGTTCAAACAAGAAGATATCGGAAGCGATACTTGTGTATACTGCGGTAAGAAAGCAGATAAGCTTGCATATTTTGCAAGAGCATATTAA
- the tyrS gene encoding tyrosine--tRNA ligase, translated as MTVYEELVKRGLIAQVTDEEEIKELINNGKATFYIGFDPTADSLHVGHFMALCLMKRLQMAGNKPIALVGGGTGMIGDPSGRTDLRQMMTVETINENCERFKEQMSRFIDFSDGKALMVNNADWLRDLNYIDFIRDIGSHFSVNRMLTFECYKQRMEKGLSFLEFNYMIMQSYDFYRLYKDYGCNMQFGGDDQWSNMLGGTELIRRKLGKDAYAMTITLLLNSEGKKMGKTASGAVWLDPNKTSPFDFYQYWRNVGDEDVIKCLKMLTFLPLEEIEKMEKWEGSELNKAKEILAYELTELVHGEDEADKAKEAASALFKGKGSKENMPSTDIEKSEINDGISLLDLMLKAELIPSKSEGRRLVKQGGVSVDDIKITDVNKMITLEDFKENEIIIKKGKKVYHKINIV; from the coding sequence ATGACTGTTTACGAAGAACTGGTTAAAAGAGGACTCATTGCTCAAGTAACAGATGAAGAAGAAATAAAAGAACTTATCAATAACGGCAAAGCAACATTTTATATCGGATTTGACCCTACTGCGGATAGTCTTCATGTAGGTCACTTTATGGCTTTATGTTTAATGAAGAGACTTCAAATGGCAGGAAACAAACCAATAGCACTCGTCGGCGGCGGAACGGGAATGATAGGTGATCCGTCTGGCAGAACAGATTTAAGACAAATGATGACTGTTGAAACCATAAACGAAAACTGCGAAAGATTTAAAGAACAAATGAGCAGGTTTATTGATTTTTCCGACGGTAAGGCTTTAATGGTTAATAATGCAGACTGGCTGAGAGATTTGAATTATATAGATTTCATAAGAGATATAGGTTCTCATTTCAGCGTCAACAGAATGCTTACATTCGAATGTTACAAGCAAAGAATGGAAAAAGGACTCAGTTTCCTTGAGTTTAACTACATGATAATGCAAAGCTATGACTTTTACAGATTATATAAAGATTACGGCTGCAACATGCAGTTTGGCGGAGACGATCAGTGGAGCAATATGCTCGGCGGTACAGAGCTTATAAGAAGGAAGCTGGGCAAAGATGCTTATGCCATGACAATTACATTACTTCTTAATTCAGAAGGCAAGAAAATGGGTAAGACGGCGTCAGGAGCTGTCTGGCTGGATCCAAACAAGACTTCACCTTTTGATTTTTATCAGTACTGGAGAAATGTAGGAGACGAAGATGTAATCAAATGTCTTAAAATGCTGACTTTCCTTCCATTGGAAGAGATAGAAAAAATGGAAAAATGGGAAGGCAGTGAATTAAATAAAGCAAAAGAAATTTTAGCTTACGAACTTACCGAACTTGTTCACGGTGAAGACGAAGCGGATAAGGCAAAGGAAGCTGCGTCCGCACTGTTTAAAGGCAAAGGAAGCAAGGAAAATATGCCTTCAACGGATATTGAAAAATCGGAAATAAATGATGGTATTTCTTTGCTTGATTTAATGCTGAAGGCTGAGCTTATACCTTCCAAAAGTGAAGGAAGAAGGCTTGTAAAACAAGGCGGAGTTAGTGTTGATGATATAAAAATAACCGATGTAAATAAAATGATTACATTAGAAGATTTTAAAGAAAATGAAATCATTATCAAAAAAGGGAAAAAGGTATATCATAAAATAAATATTGTTTAA
- the tuf gene encoding elongation factor Tu, with protein MAREKYERTKPHVNIGTIGHVDHGKTTLTAAITKVLHERLGTGDAVAFENIDKAPEERERGITISTAHVEYETETRHYAHVDCPGHADYVKNMITGAAQMDGAILVVSAADGPMPQTREHILLARQVNVPYIVVFLNKADMVDDEELIELVEMEVRELLDEYEFDGDETPIVIGSALKALEDPQSEWGDKILDLMKEVDAYIPEPVRDTDKPFLMPVEDVFSITGRGTVATGRVERGVIKVGEEVELVGIHPEIKKTVVTGVEMFRKMLDEGVAGDNIGALLRGVDRTEIERGQVLAKPGTIHPHTKFKAEVYVLTKDEGGRHTPFFNGYRPQFYFRTTDVTGVVNLEGGAEMVMPGDNITTTIELITPIAIEQELRFAIREGGRTVGSGVVTEIIE; from the coding sequence ATGGCAAGAGAAAAATACGAAAGAACGAAACCACATGTAAATATCGGAACGATCGGACACGTAGACCACGGAAAGACAACATTGACAGCAGCAATCACAAAGGTACTACATGAAAGATTGGGAACAGGTGATGCAGTAGCATTCGAAAACATCGATAAAGCGCCGGAAGAAAGAGAAAGAGGGATAACGATCTCAACAGCTCACGTAGAATATGAAACAGAAACAAGACATTACGCACACGTAGACTGCCCTGGACATGCCGACTATGTAAAGAACATGATCACAGGAGCAGCTCAAATGGACGGAGCTATCTTAGTAGTAAGTGCAGCAGATGGTCCAATGCCACAAACAAGAGAACATATCTTACTAGCAAGACAGGTAAACGTACCATATATCGTAGTATTCCTAAACAAAGCAGATATGGTTGATGATGAAGAACTTATCGAATTAGTAGAAATGGAAGTAAGAGAACTTCTTGACGAATACGAATTTGACGGAGATGAAACACCAATCGTAATCGGATCAGCACTTAAAGCGTTGGAAGATCCTCAAAGTGAATGGGGAGATAAGATCCTTGATTTAATGAAAGAAGTAGATGCATATATCCCAGAACCGGTAAGAGATACAGATAAACCATTCCTAATGCCTGTAGAAGACGTATTCTCAATCACAGGAAGAGGTACAGTAGCAACAGGTAGAGTAGAAAGAGGAGTTATCAAAGTAGGTGAAGAAGTAGAATTAGTAGGAATTCACCCAGAAATTAAGAAGACAGTAGTAACAGGTGTAGAAATGTTCAGAAAGATGTTAGACGAAGGTGTAGCCGGAGATAACATCGGAGCACTTTTAAGAGGTGTAGACAGAACAGAAATCGAAAGAGGACAAGTACTGGCAAAACCTGGAACAATTCATCCACACACAAAATTCAAAGCGGAAGTATATGTATTGACAAAAGACGAAGGTGGAAGACATACACCATTCTTCAACGGATACAGACCACAATTCTACTTTAGAACAACAGACGTTACAGGAGTAGTAAATCTAGAAGGCGGAGCAGAAATGGTAATGCCTGGAGATAACATTACAACAACTATTGAGCTAATCACACCGATAGCTATCGAACAAGAGTTAAGATTTGCTATCAGAGAAGGCGGAAGAACAGTAGGATCCGGAGTAGTAACAGAAATCATTGAATAA
- a CDS encoding DUF308 domain-containing protein: MEFKKNISALNLFVSSMALITLGLYIFFETDIFLEWFPMIVGTILIYTSLSKFYSFYSKNNNKNNFVLLGDFVILIQGILAFIKPNLILIIFPAFVVFYSLCLGTISAIVFYQYKKAKAPFSILMILKSIAFFVIAFLVISANFYDKTFIITKLTGLYLIFYGITIFTDFIDEEIPKSYANKLIRKFSVRLPVLFTTNILKSTLKKVNDFINQVDTNNGEINLSENQIGLEPNLDILIHVKKDGTGAFGHVDFFFDGYVISYGNYDFSSLKLFGSMGEGVLFFAKSKEKYIKFCNWYDEKTIFDFGLRLTDLQIEKVRNKIKEHMANSYYWLAPIDYYNNKHKDYDDYASELSKANSITFRKIKRGRFKYYFTFYTNCVKFADSILGQAGIDILNLNGVISPGAYFNYFDREYRRKNSIVITKTVYNPKGIVK; encoded by the coding sequence ATGGAATTTAAGAAAAATATATCGGCATTAAACTTATTTGTATCTTCAATGGCATTGATAACTCTTGGTCTATATATTTTTTTCGAAACAGATATATTTTTAGAATGGTTCCCTATGATCGTAGGAACTATTTTGATTTACACTTCTCTTTCTAAATTCTATTCTTTTTATTCAAAAAATAATAATAAAAACAATTTTGTTCTTCTCGGTGATTTTGTAATCCTGATTCAGGGGATCCTTGCTTTCATAAAACCTAATTTGATACTTATAATATTCCCCGCCTTTGTAGTATTCTACTCATTGTGTTTAGGAACTATATCCGCAATAGTTTTTTATCAATATAAAAAAGCAAAAGCTCCGTTTTCGATTTTAATGATATTAAAATCGATTGCATTTTTCGTTATAGCTTTTCTCGTAATCAGCGCAAATTTTTATGATAAAACATTTATAATCACGAAACTAACCGGACTATATTTGATTTTTTACGGAATTACTATATTTACTGATTTTATTGATGAAGAAATACCAAAGTCATACGCAAATAAACTTATAAGAAAATTTTCCGTTAGACTTCCTGTTTTGTTTACGACAAATATTTTAAAAAGTACACTAAAAAAAGTAAATGATTTTATAAATCAAGTAGATACTAATAACGGAGAAATAAATTTAAGCGAAAATCAAATCGGACTTGAACCGAACTTGGATATATTGATACATGTAAAGAAAGATGGTACGGGAGCATTCGGGCATGTTGATTTTTTCTTTGACGGATATGTCATTTCATACGGTAACTATGATTTTTCATCTTTAAAACTTTTCGGTTCCATGGGAGAAGGCGTTCTGTTTTTTGCAAAAAGTAAAGAAAAATATATAAAGTTTTGTAATTGGTACGATGAAAAAACAATTTTTGATTTTGGTTTAAGACTAACTGATTTACAAATCGAAAAAGTCAGAAATAAAATAAAAGAACACATGGCTAATTCTTATTATTGGCTTGCACCTATTGACTATTACAATAATAAACACAAAGATTATGATGATTATGCAAGCGAACTTTCTAAAGCAAATAGCATCACTTTCAGAAAAATCAAAAGAGGTCGTTTTAAATATTATTTTACATTTTATACCAACTGTGTTAAATTCGCCGATTCAATATTGGGACAAGCAGGGATAGATATATTAAACCTTAACGGAGTTATTTCTCCGGGTGCCTATTTCAACTACTTTGACAGAGAATACAGAAGGAAAAACAGCATAGTGATAACTAAAACTGTTTATAATCCAAAAGGAATTGTAAAATAA
- a CDS encoding amidohydrolase, whose protein sequence is MLEKHKEYLKYINHYKIGGYKLFLDGSPQGKTAWLSEPYNGEKEYKGYPIYNDEEVKSVIKTALNENIQLITHCNGDAAAEQLIKSFEDLNPKNDIRPVMIHAQTIREDQIRRMKKYNMIPSFFVDHIYYWGDIHLINLGSRAYKISPIKTAIKIDLIYTIHEDTPVLNPDIFESIWIGVNRTTKNGVTLGSDERITILEGLKAVTINAAYSYFEEDTKGSIKEGKFADLVILDKNPLKICNPDNLKEIKILETIKEGKTLYKNNQNF, encoded by the coding sequence ATATTAGAAAAACATAAGGAATATTTAAAATATATAAATCATTATAAAATAGGAGGTTATAAACTATTTCTCGACGGTTCACCTCAAGGTAAAACTGCGTGGCTAAGTGAACCTTACAATGGAGAAAAAGAATATAAGGGATATCCGATTTATAATGATGAAGAAGTTAAAAGCGTTATCAAAACCGCTCTGAATGAAAATATCCAGCTTATCACTCACTGCAACGGAGATGCAGCAGCAGAACAGCTTATAAAATCATTCGAAGATTTAAATCCAAAAAATGATATAAGACCTGTTATGATACATGCTCAAACAATAAGAGAAGACCAAATTAGAAGGATGAAAAAGTATAATATGATACCATCATTTTTTGTTGACCATATATATTACTGGGGAGATATTCATTTAATAAACCTAGGCAGCAGAGCTTATAAAATTTCACCTATAAAAACGGCTATTAAAATTGATTTGATATATACCATACATGAAGATACCCCTGTACTTAACCCGGACATTTTCGAAAGTATATGGATAGGTGTAAACAGAACGACTAAAAATGGAGTGACACTCGGCAGTGATGAAAGAATAACTATATTGGAAGGATTAAAAGCCGTTACGATAAATGCGGCTTATTCCTATTTTGAAGAAGATACAAAGGGAAGCATAAAAGAAGGAAAATTTGCGGATTTAGTTATTTTAGATAAAAATCCATTAAAGATATGTAATCCTGATAATTTAAAGGAAATAAAGATATTGGAAACAATAAAAGAGGGAAAGACTTTATATAAAAACAATCAAAACTTTTAA